The following are encoded in a window of Pecten maximus chromosome 17, xPecMax1.1, whole genome shotgun sequence genomic DNA:
- the LOC117314981 gene encoding ATP-dependent DNA helicase RecQ-like has protein sequence MVSEWGEEFRPAFQKLGELMCILEKALHLILTATATPKSIASLSKQLNLKNPLVISENVDRPKIFIDIRTRLPNFHKFDKFDDLIQPVATELLEKGVHFPVTIMYVESLEALSYFYQFLSYKLKGASYDGEEIPQNRIYVQYHKDYAESMKKITIQELAKETPKVRLVLATVALGMGLNAPSVSRIIHCRSPTTLEKYLQEIGRAGRVGQPSVAILYYKKNYIAKNRIGMTEEMRKFCESETCYRIILVNYFGFESVVFSGPKEHCCSICGRK, from the exons ATGGTTTCAGAATG gggaGAAGAATTCCGTCCTGCATTCCAGAAGCTTGGGGAGTTAATGTGCATTCTAGAGAAAGCTTTGCATTTAATTCTCACAGCAACTGCTACACCGAAATCAATTGCAAGTCTATCTAAACAGCTGAATTTGAAAAATCCACttgttatcagtgagaatgtggACCGTCCAaagatatttatagacattagAACCAGATTGCCAAACTTTCataaatttgacaaatttgaTGACTTGATACAACCAGTGGCAACAGAATTGCTGGAAAAAGGAGTTCATTTTCCAGTAACCATAATGTATGTGGAAAGTTTGGAAGCATTGTCCTATTTTTATCAGTTTCTTTCGTATAAACTTAAGGGTGCCAGCTATGATGGTGAGGAAATTCCACAGAATAGAATATATGTCCAATACCACAAAGATTATGCAGAGTCCATGAAGAAAATCACTATTCAAGAACTGGCTAAAGAAACCCCTAAAGTCAGATTAGTTTTGGCAACTGTTGCACTGGGAATGGGGCTTAATGCTCCAAGTGTTTCACGTATCATTCATTGCAGGAGCCCAACAACACTGGAGAAATACCTACAAGAAATCGGTCGTGCTGGACGTGTTGGACAACCGTCAGTGGCAATTCTTTACTACAAGAAAAATTATATTGCAAAAAACAGAATCGGTATGACGGAAGAAATGAGAAAGTTTTGTGAAAGTGAAACATGTTATAGAATTATTCTTGTGAATTACTTTGGATttgaaagtgttgttttttcagGACCAAAGGAACATTGTTGCTCCATTTGTGGCAGAAAATGA